In Burkholderia contaminans, the following proteins share a genomic window:
- a CDS encoding DUF1120 domain-containing protein: MTMKRLLPSLLASTLLLSAGHALAGSDLSVTGRIQSGACNLALGNGGTIDLGTLSRKDLKENDEKSLHVPDVTLAIDCQTPTKVAIKSINNRENAYGAYGLGSTGSKGWFTFFPFERVGDGKPLVHLRRPDGLPYWQTTGDTISAWSMSSSSLNSWAEEGETLPQAFRTIRSTLRFTVILPPARDLDLSQEIALDGSATLELVYL; this comes from the coding sequence ATGACCATGAAACGCCTGCTCCCCTCCCTGCTCGCCAGCACGCTGCTGCTGAGCGCCGGCCATGCCCTGGCCGGCTCCGACCTGAGCGTCACCGGACGCATCCAGTCCGGCGCCTGCAACCTCGCGCTGGGCAATGGCGGCACCATCGACCTTGGCACGCTCTCGCGCAAGGATCTGAAGGAAAACGATGAAAAGTCCCTCCACGTCCCCGACGTCACGCTCGCCATCGACTGCCAGACACCGACGAAGGTGGCCATCAAGTCGATCAACAACCGCGAAAATGCGTACGGCGCCTATGGACTGGGCTCCACCGGCAGCAAGGGCTGGTTCACGTTCTTTCCGTTCGAGCGCGTTGGTGACGGCAAGCCGCTCGTGCATTTGCGCCGTCCGGATGGTTTGCCATATTGGCAAACAACTGGTGACACTATCTCCGCATGGTCGATGTCCTCCTCCAGCCTTAACTCCTGGGCGGAAGAAGGTGAAACCCTGCCGCAAGCCTTCCGGACCATCCGTAGCACACTGCGTTTCACTGTCATCCTGCCTCCGGCTCGCGATCTCGACCTGAGCCAAGAAATCGCCCTCGACGGCTCGGCCACGCTGGAGCTGGTTTACCTGTAG
- a CDS encoding DUF1120 domain-containing protein, translating into MTMKRLPPSLLASTLLLSAGHVLAGTDLSVTGHIQSGACNLTLSNGGTIDLGTLSRKDLKENEETYRWRRDVTLALDCQTPAKVAIKAINNRETVMDPKVDVPMYQLGPAGSKSRFWFGPLDRFGDGKPLLQLYSSDGGQTWGASDTVTSLSATMYPSSLTAWAEEGETLPQAFQTIRSKLEFNIWLPALRDLDLSQEIALDGSATLELVYL; encoded by the coding sequence ATGACCATGAAACGCCTGCCCCCCTCCCTGCTCGCCAGCACGCTGCTGCTGAGCGCCGGCCATGTCCTGGCCGGCACCGACCTGAGCGTCACCGGACACATCCAGTCCGGCGCCTGCAACCTGACGCTGAGCAATGGCGGCACCATCGACCTTGGCACGCTCTCGCGCAAGGATCTGAAGGAAAACGAGGAAACGTACCGTTGGCGACGCGACGTCACGCTCGCCCTCGACTGTCAGACACCGGCGAAGGTGGCCATCAAGGCGATCAACAACCGCGAAACTGTTATGGACCCGAAGGTTGATGTGCCGATGTATCAACTGGGCCCCGCCGGCAGCAAGAGCCGGTTCTGGTTTGGGCCGCTCGACCGCTTTGGCGACGGCAAGCCGCTCCTGCAGTTGTACAGTAGTGATGGTGGTCAAACTTGGGGAGCAAGCGACACTGTCACTAGCCTATCGGCGACGATGTATCCATCCAGCCTTACCGCCTGGGCGGAAGAAGGCGAAACCCTGCCGCAAGCCTTCCAGACCATCCGCAGCAAACTGGAATTCAATATCTGGCTGCCTGCGCTTCGCGATCTCGACCTGAGCCAGGAAATCGCCCTCGACGGCTCGGCCACGCTGGAACTGGTTTACCTGTAA
- a CDS encoding DUF1120 domain-containing protein: MSLKKLFFLSVSVCSLSNPCVTSAADLSVNGHIQPGGACSIALGNGGTVDLGTLSRKDLKESDETIFWGHGVTLAVDCQTPAKVAIKAINNRETVVEGRYGSFGLGPIGSKIRFLIYPLNRVGDGKPLLHLYSEDGGQSWRAAGGSTATAGISPSDLASWAEEGETLPQAFRTIRSELGFRVALPALRDLDLSKEIALDGSATLELVYL, translated from the coding sequence ATGAGCTTGAAAAAACTGTTCTTTCTTTCCGTGTCTGTCTGCAGTTTGTCGAATCCGTGCGTAACGTCGGCGGCTGACCTGAGCGTCAACGGTCATATTCAACCGGGTGGCGCCTGCAGCATTGCGCTGGGCAATGGCGGCACCGTCGACCTTGGCACGCTCTCGCGCAAGGATTTGAAGGAAAGCGATGAAACGATCTTCTGGGGGCACGGCGTCACGCTCGCCGTCGATTGCCAAACACCGGCGAAGGTGGCGATCAAGGCGATCAACAACCGTGAAACTGTGGTCGAAGGGAGATATGGCTCCTTTGGGCTGGGCCCCATCGGCAGCAAAATCCGGTTCCTGATCTATCCGCTCAACCGCGTTGGCGACGGCAAGCCGCTCCTGCATTTGTACAGTGAGGATGGCGGTCAATCTTGGAGAGCAGCAGGCGGGAGTACCGCCACAGCAGGGATATCGCCATCCGACCTTGCCTCCTGGGCGGAAGAAGGCGAAACCCTGCCGCAAGCGTTCCGGACCATCCGTAGCGAACTGGGTTTCCGTGTCGCGCTGCCCGCGCTTCGCGATCTCGACCTGAGCAAGGAAATCGCCCTCGACGGCTCTGCCACGCTGGAGCTGGTTTACCTGTAA
- a CDS encoding aspartate aminotransferase family protein has product MTTSTVTRQTFDEVMVPVFSPAPFVPDRAEGSRVWDTAGREYIDFACGIAVTSLGHGHPELLKVLDEQGRKLWHIGNGYTNEPVLRLAKRLESLTFADRAFFANSGAEANEAALKLARRVAFDRHGADKYEIVSFVQSFHGRTFFTVSVGGQPKYSEGFGPVPEGIKHLPFNDIEAAKAAIGPQTCAVIVEPVQGEGGVIPADPAFLKALREACDANGALLIFDEVQTGVGRTGQFYAYMDTGVTPDILTTAKALGNGFPIGAMLTTNELAAHFKVGVHGTTYGGNPLASAIADKVVELISDPALLEGVRERSVRLKGALERINARFGIFKDVRGKGLLVGAELTAAFDGRAKDFVTAAAENGLIMLIAGPNVLRFVPSLVIPFDQLDEGMKRFEKAVEQVLAAQEATAR; this is encoded by the coding sequence ATGACGACCTCGACCGTGACCCGCCAGACATTCGACGAAGTGATGGTGCCGGTATTTTCCCCCGCGCCGTTCGTGCCGGACCGTGCAGAGGGCTCCCGCGTGTGGGACACGGCTGGCCGCGAGTACATCGACTTCGCGTGCGGCATCGCGGTCACGTCGCTGGGCCACGGCCACCCGGAACTGCTGAAAGTCCTGGACGAACAAGGCCGCAAGCTCTGGCACATCGGCAACGGCTACACGAACGAGCCGGTGCTGCGCCTCGCGAAGCGCCTCGAATCGCTGACCTTCGCCGACCGCGCGTTCTTCGCGAACTCCGGCGCGGAAGCGAACGAAGCCGCCCTGAAACTCGCACGCCGCGTCGCATTCGACCGCCACGGCGCCGACAAATATGAAATCGTGTCGTTCGTCCAGTCGTTCCACGGCCGCACGTTCTTCACGGTCAGCGTCGGCGGCCAGCCGAAGTACTCGGAAGGCTTCGGCCCGGTGCCGGAAGGCATCAAGCACCTGCCGTTCAACGACATCGAAGCCGCCAAGGCCGCGATCGGCCCGCAAACCTGCGCGGTGATCGTCGAGCCGGTGCAGGGCGAAGGCGGCGTGATCCCGGCCGATCCGGCCTTCCTGAAGGCGCTGCGCGAAGCCTGCGACGCGAACGGCGCACTGCTGATTTTCGACGAAGTGCAAACGGGCGTCGGCCGCACGGGCCAGTTCTACGCCTATATGGATACCGGCGTCACGCCGGACATCCTGACGACCGCCAAGGCGCTCGGCAACGGCTTCCCGATCGGCGCGATGCTGACGACGAACGAGCTGGCCGCGCACTTCAAGGTCGGCGTGCACGGCACGACTTACGGCGGCAACCCGCTCGCATCGGCAATCGCCGACAAGGTCGTCGAACTGATCAGCGACCCGGCACTGCTCGAAGGCGTTCGTGAACGCAGCGTGCGCCTGAAGGGCGCGCTCGAGCGCATCAACGCGCGCTTCGGCATCTTCAAGGACGTGCGCGGCAAGGGCCTGCTCGTCGGCGCCGAACTCACCGCCGCATTCGACGGCCGCGCGAAGGACTTCGTCACCGCCGCCGCCGAGAACGGCCTGATCATGCTGATCGCCGGCCCGAACGTGCTGCGCTTCGTGCCGTCGCTGGTGATCCCGTTCGACCAGCTCGACGAAGGCATGAAGCGCTTCGAGAAGGCAGTCGAGCAGGTGCTCGCGGCCCAGGAAGCCACCGCGCGCTGA
- the aruF gene encoding arginine/ornithine succinyltransferase subunit alpha yields MLFVRPGKLTDLDALAHMARTAQPVLHSLPHDRAALEARVALSEDSFRADVDFAGEEFYLFVLEDSSTGKLLGTASIVAAAGYSEPFYAFRNDALIHASRELHVNRKIHALTMSHELTGKSRLAGFYVDPSLRGDAAAHLISRARMMYIAANRRRFTPEVFTLLLGVSDGNGASPFWEAVGRKFFGRDFTDVDIASGGRSRTFIAEVMPAYPLYVPLLPEAAQRVLGEPNESALLAYDIHLEEGFEPDRFVDIFDAGPVLTAQVDRTACVKQGAERIVREAAHQQGDVAYMVSTGSGESFRCVLADLPGDAGDAPLAGDVRAVLDVKDGDVVRCVPLHRRDDEDLKGDAA; encoded by the coding sequence ATGCTATTTGTTCGCCCCGGCAAACTCACGGATCTCGATGCGCTCGCGCACATGGCGCGCACCGCGCAGCCGGTCCTGCACTCGCTGCCGCACGACCGCGCGGCGCTCGAAGCGCGCGTGGCGCTCTCCGAGGATTCGTTTCGCGCGGACGTCGACTTCGCCGGCGAGGAGTTCTACCTCTTCGTGCTCGAGGATTCGTCGACGGGCAAGCTGCTCGGCACGGCGAGCATCGTGGCCGCGGCCGGCTACTCGGAACCGTTCTACGCGTTCCGCAACGACGCCTTGATCCACGCGTCGCGCGAGCTGCACGTGAACCGCAAGATCCACGCGCTCACGATGTCGCACGAGCTGACCGGCAAGAGCCGGCTGGCGGGCTTCTACGTCGATCCGTCGCTGCGCGGCGACGCGGCCGCGCACCTGATCTCGCGTGCGCGGATGATGTACATCGCCGCGAACCGCCGCCGCTTCACGCCGGAAGTGTTCACGCTGCTGCTCGGCGTGAGCGACGGCAACGGCGCATCGCCGTTCTGGGAAGCGGTGGGGCGCAAGTTCTTCGGCCGCGACTTCACCGACGTCGACATCGCGTCGGGCGGCCGCAGCCGGACCTTCATCGCGGAAGTGATGCCGGCATACCCGCTCTACGTGCCGCTGCTGCCGGAAGCCGCGCAGCGCGTGCTCGGCGAGCCGAACGAATCGGCGCTGCTCGCCTACGACATCCATCTCGAGGAAGGCTTCGAGCCCGACCGCTTCGTCGACATCTTCGACGCGGGCCCGGTGCTGACCGCGCAGGTCGACCGCACCGCGTGCGTGAAGCAGGGCGCCGAGCGCATCGTGCGCGAGGCCGCGCACCAGCAGGGCGACGTGGCGTACATGGTGTCGACGGGCAGCGGCGAATCGTTCCGCTGCGTGCTGGCCGACCTGCCGGGCGATGCGGGCGATGCACCGCTGGCCGGCGACGTGCGCGCGGTGCTCGACGTGAAGGATGGCGATGTCGTGCGCTGCGTGCCGCTGCACCGCCGCGACGATGAAGATTTGAAGGGAGACGCAGCATGA
- the astA gene encoding arginine N-succinyltransferase, translating into MIVVRVVQTGDVDALVSLAKETGPGLTTFKPDRDALAARIERTRRTLAGEAAAGEAGYFFVMEESKTGDIAGVCGIETQVGLEQPFYNYRVSTVVHASQELGVWTRMSALNISHDLTGYAEVCSLFLSPRYRTGGVGGLLSRSRFMFIAQFRERFPERICAELRGHFDEDGTSPFWRAVGSHFYQIDFNAADYLSSHGRKSFLAELMPRYPVYVDLLPQDAQDAVGLTHRDTLPARKMLEAEGLRYQNHVDIFDAGPVLECHVNDLRTVRESVVVPVAIGVPDARDDAARSLVSNTSLTDFRVGVAPGVVANGAFVLSADDAVALDVKAGDPVRVLPLKVKQG; encoded by the coding sequence ATGATCGTCGTTCGGGTCGTACAAACGGGCGACGTCGACGCGCTCGTGTCGCTCGCGAAGGAAACCGGGCCGGGCCTGACCACGTTCAAGCCCGACCGCGACGCGCTCGCCGCGCGCATCGAGCGCACGCGCCGCACGCTCGCGGGCGAGGCGGCGGCCGGCGAGGCCGGCTACTTCTTCGTGATGGAAGAATCGAAGACGGGCGACATCGCGGGCGTGTGCGGGATCGAGACGCAGGTCGGCCTCGAACAGCCGTTCTACAACTACCGCGTGAGCACGGTCGTGCATGCGAGCCAGGAGCTCGGCGTGTGGACGCGGATGTCCGCGCTGAACATTTCGCACGACCTGACCGGTTACGCGGAAGTGTGCTCGCTGTTCCTGAGCCCGCGCTATCGCACGGGCGGCGTGGGCGGCCTGCTGTCGCGCTCGCGCTTCATGTTCATCGCGCAGTTCCGCGAACGCTTTCCGGAACGCATCTGCGCGGAATTGCGCGGCCACTTCGACGAAGACGGCACGTCGCCGTTCTGGCGCGCAGTCGGTTCGCACTTCTACCAGATCGATTTCAACGCAGCCGACTATCTCAGCTCGCACGGCCGCAAGTCGTTCCTCGCGGAACTGATGCCGCGCTACCCGGTGTACGTCGACCTGCTGCCGCAGGATGCGCAGGACGCGGTCGGCCTCACGCACCGCGACACGCTGCCGGCCCGCAAGATGCTCGAGGCGGAAGGGCTGCGTTACCAGAATCACGTCGACATCTTCGACGCGGGCCCCGTGCTCGAATGCCACGTCAACGACTTGCGCACGGTGCGCGAGAGCGTCGTCGTACCGGTCGCGATCGGCGTGCCCGATGCACGGGATGACGCTGCAAGGTCGCTCGTGTCGAACACGTCGCTCACCGATTTCCGCGTCGGCGTCGCGCCGGGCGTGGTCGCGAACGGCGCGTTCGTGCTGTCGGCCGACGACGCCGTCGCGCTCGACGTGAAGGCCGGCGATCCGGTGCGCGTGCTGCCGCTCAAAGTCAAACAGGGATAA
- the astD gene encoding succinylglutamate-semialdehyde dehydrogenase → MTELFIDGAWVAGSGPVFASRNPGTDEIAWQGESASAADVDRAVASARRAFAGWSALDFESRCAIVKRFAALLNERKEAIATAIGRETGKPLWEARTEVASMAAKVGISIQAYQERTGEKRQDMADGVAVLRHRPHGVVAVFGPYNFPGHLPNGHIVPALIAGNAVVFKPSELAPGVARATVEVWKEAGLPDGVLNLVQGEKDTGIALANHRQIDGLFFTGSSDTGTLLHKQFGGRPEIVLALEMGGNNPLVIGEVEDIDAAVHHTIQSAFLSAGQRCTCARRIFVPQGAFGDRFLARFADVTSKITADVFDADPQPFMGAVISARAAAKLVDAQSRLIEQGAKPIIAMTQRDPRLGFVNAAIVDVTGVANLPDEEHFGPLAQIVRYATFDEAIEHANDTAFGLSAGLLADDAKAWEHFRRTIRAGIVNWNRPTNGASSAAPFGGTGRSGNHRPSAYYAADYCAYPMASVESTQLTLPASLSPGLHF, encoded by the coding sequence ATGACGGAACTCTTCATCGACGGCGCCTGGGTCGCAGGCTCGGGCCCCGTGTTCGCTTCGCGCAACCCCGGCACCGACGAGATCGCATGGCAGGGTGAAAGCGCGTCGGCGGCCGACGTCGATCGCGCGGTCGCAAGCGCGCGCCGCGCATTCGCCGGCTGGTCGGCGCTCGACTTCGAATCGCGCTGCGCGATCGTCAAGCGTTTCGCCGCATTGCTCAACGAACGCAAGGAAGCCATCGCGACCGCGATCGGCCGCGAGACGGGCAAGCCGCTGTGGGAAGCACGCACCGAAGTCGCGTCGATGGCCGCGAAGGTCGGCATCTCGATCCAGGCCTACCAGGAACGCACCGGCGAGAAGCGCCAGGACATGGCCGACGGCGTCGCGGTGCTGCGTCACCGCCCGCATGGCGTCGTCGCGGTGTTCGGCCCGTACAACTTCCCCGGCCACTTGCCGAACGGCCATATCGTGCCCGCGCTGATCGCCGGCAACGCAGTCGTGTTCAAGCCGTCGGAACTCGCACCGGGCGTCGCGCGTGCGACGGTCGAAGTGTGGAAGGAAGCGGGGCTGCCGGATGGCGTGCTGAACCTGGTGCAGGGCGAGAAGGATACGGGCATCGCGCTCGCGAATCATCGGCAGATCGACGGGCTGTTCTTCACCGGCAGCTCGGATACCGGCACGCTGCTGCACAAGCAGTTCGGCGGCCGTCCGGAAATCGTGCTCGCGCTCGAGATGGGCGGCAACAACCCGCTCGTGATCGGCGAAGTCGAGGATATCGACGCGGCCGTCCACCACACGATCCAGTCGGCGTTCCTGTCGGCCGGCCAGCGCTGCACGTGCGCACGCCGCATCTTCGTGCCGCAGGGCGCGTTCGGCGACCGTTTCCTCGCACGCTTCGCCGACGTCACGTCGAAGATCACGGCCGACGTGTTCGACGCCGATCCGCAACCGTTCATGGGCGCGGTGATCTCGGCGCGTGCCGCGGCGAAGCTCGTCGACGCGCAGTCGCGCCTGATCGAGCAGGGCGCGAAACCGATCATCGCGATGACGCAGCGGGATCCGCGCCTGGGCTTCGTGAACGCGGCGATCGTCGACGTGACGGGCGTCGCGAACCTGCCGGACGAAGAACACTTCGGCCCGCTCGCGCAGATCGTCCGCTACGCGACGTTCGACGAAGCGATCGAGCACGCGAACGACACGGCGTTCGGCCTGTCCGCCGGCCTGCTGGCCGACGACGCGAAGGCATGGGAACACTTCCGCCGCACGATTCGCGCCGGGATCGTCAACTGGAACCGGCCGACCAACGGCGCGTCGTCCGCCGCGCCGTTCGGCGGCACCGGCCGCTCGGGCAACCATCGCCCGAGCGCGTACTACGCGGCCGACTATTGCGCGTATCCGATGGCGTCGGTGGAAAGCACGCAACTGACCTTGCCCGCGAGCCTGTCGCCGGGCCTGCATTTCTGA
- the astB gene encoding N-succinylarginine dihydrolase — MNAQEANFDGLVGPTHNYAGLSFGNVASLNNEKSAANPKAAAKQGLRKMKQLADLGFAQGVLPPQERPSLRLLRELGFSGKDADVIAKAAKQAPELLAAASSASAMWTANAATVSPSADTSDGRVHFTPANLCSKLHRAIEHEATRRTLSTLFADPAHFAVHEALTGTPALGDEGAANHTRFCAEYGKPGVEFFVYGRAEYRRGPEPKRFPARQTFEASRAVAHRHGLAEEATVYAQQDPDVIDAGVFHNDVISVGNRDTLFTHERAFVNKQAIYDTLTAALDARGARLNVIEVPEAAVSVNDAVTSYLFNSQLLSRADGSQVLVVPQECRENGNVAAYLDELAAGNGPIHDVLVFDLRESMKNGGGPACLRLRVVLNEAERAAVTSNVWINDTLFASLDTWIDRHYRDRLAPEDLADPALLDESRTALDELTQILRVGSLYDFQR; from the coding sequence ATGAACGCACAAGAAGCCAATTTCGACGGGCTCGTCGGCCCGACCCACAACTACGCCGGGCTGTCGTTCGGCAACGTGGCGTCGCTCAACAACGAGAAGTCGGCCGCGAACCCGAAGGCCGCCGCGAAGCAGGGGCTGCGCAAGATGAAGCAGCTCGCGGATCTCGGCTTCGCGCAAGGCGTGCTGCCGCCGCAGGAGCGGCCCTCGCTGCGCCTGCTGCGCGAGCTCGGCTTCTCCGGCAAGGACGCGGACGTGATCGCGAAGGCCGCGAAACAGGCGCCCGAACTGCTCGCCGCGGCGAGCTCGGCCTCGGCGATGTGGACCGCGAACGCGGCCACCGTCAGCCCGTCGGCCGACACGAGCGACGGCCGCGTGCACTTCACGCCGGCGAACCTGTGCAGCAAGCTGCATCGCGCGATCGAGCACGAAGCGACGCGCCGCACGCTGTCGACGCTGTTCGCCGATCCCGCGCATTTCGCGGTGCACGAAGCGCTGACCGGCACGCCGGCACTCGGCGACGAAGGCGCGGCGAACCACACGCGCTTCTGCGCCGAATACGGCAAGCCGGGCGTCGAGTTCTTCGTGTACGGCCGCGCGGAATACCGCCGCGGGCCCGAGCCGAAGCGCTTCCCGGCGCGCCAGACCTTCGAGGCGAGCCGCGCGGTCGCGCATCGCCACGGCCTCGCCGAAGAAGCGACGGTCTATGCGCAGCAGGATCCGGACGTGATCGACGCGGGCGTGTTTCACAACGACGTGATCTCGGTCGGCAACCGCGACACGCTGTTCACGCACGAGCGCGCGTTCGTCAACAAGCAGGCGATCTACGACACGCTGACCGCCGCGCTCGACGCACGCGGTGCGCGCCTGAACGTGATCGAGGTGCCCGAGGCCGCCGTGAGCGTGAACGACGCGGTGACGTCGTACCTGTTCAACAGCCAGCTGCTGTCGCGCGCGGACGGCTCGCAGGTGCTCGTCGTGCCGCAGGAATGTCGCGAGAACGGCAACGTCGCGGCCTATCTCGACGAACTCGCGGCCGGCAACGGCCCGATTCACGACGTGCTGGTGTTCGACCTGCGCGAAAGCATGAAGAACGGCGGCGGCCCGGCGTGCCTGCGCCTGCGCGTCGTGCTGAACGAAGCGGAGCGCGCGGCCGTCACGTCGAACGTGTGGATCAACGACACGCTGTTCGCGTCGCTCGACACGTGGATCGACCGGCACTATCGCGATCGCCTCGCACCGGAAGACCTCGCCGATCCGGCGCTGCTCGACGAATCGCGCACTGCGCTCGACGAGCTCACGCAGATCTTGCGCGTCGGTTCGCTGTATGACTTCCAGCGCTGA
- the astE gene encoding succinylglutamate desuccinylase has product MTSSADSRMADALLDDFLAFTLTGGAPSATDGTCAAGAVRWQWRGDGLLALEPAAAEAAGTASVLVSAGVHGDETAPIELLSMLVRDLASGALPLACRLLVVLGNVPAMRAGERYLDDDLNRLFSGRHAQVPASREAPRAMQLEAAAAAFFAAAPAGSARWHIDMHTAIRASVFEQFALLPHTGMPPTRTMFEWLGDARIAAVLLHTAKGNTYSHFTAEHCGALACTLELGKVRPFGQNDLARFAPADRAVRKLVSGAACEADVPLPRVFTVIDQITKQSDALELFVAADVANFTAFARGTVLAQDGDYRYTVTHDEERIVFPNPSVKPGLRAGLLVVDTTRETVAALV; this is encoded by the coding sequence ATGACTTCCAGCGCTGATTCCCGCATGGCCGACGCGCTGCTCGACGACTTCCTCGCGTTCACGCTGACCGGCGGCGCACCGTCCGCGACGGACGGTACCTGCGCCGCCGGCGCCGTGCGCTGGCAATGGCGCGGCGACGGGCTGCTCGCGCTCGAACCGGCGGCGGCCGAGGCCGCCGGCACGGCGAGCGTGCTCGTGTCGGCCGGCGTGCACGGCGACGAGACGGCGCCGATCGAGCTGCTGTCGATGCTCGTGCGCGATCTCGCATCGGGTGCGCTGCCGCTCGCGTGCCGGCTGCTCGTCGTGCTCGGCAACGTGCCGGCGATGCGCGCCGGCGAACGCTATCTCGACGACGACCTGAACCGCCTGTTCAGCGGCCGTCACGCGCAGGTGCCTGCCAGCCGCGAAGCGCCGCGCGCGATGCAGCTCGAAGCCGCCGCCGCCGCGTTCTTCGCGGCCGCGCCGGCCGGCAGCGCGCGCTGGCACATCGACATGCACACGGCGATCCGCGCATCGGTGTTCGAGCAGTTCGCGCTGCTGCCGCACACGGGCATGCCGCCGACCCGCACGATGTTCGAATGGCTCGGCGACGCGCGGATCGCGGCCGTGCTGCTGCATACCGCGAAGGGCAACACGTACTCGCATTTCACGGCCGAGCACTGCGGCGCGCTCGCGTGCACGCTGGAACTCGGCAAGGTGCGCCCGTTCGGCCAGAACGACCTGGCGCGCTTCGCGCCGGCCGACCGCGCGGTGCGCAAGCTCGTGTCGGGCGCCGCTTGCGAGGCCGACGTTCCGTTGCCGCGCGTCTTCACGGTGATCGACCAGATCACGAAGCAGAGCGATGCGCTCGAGCTGTTCGTCGCGGCCGACGTCGCGAACTTCACCGCGTTCGCACGCGGCACGGTGCTCGCGCAGGATGGCGATTACCGCTACACGGTGACGCACGACGAGGAGCGCATCGTGTTCCCGAATCCGTCGGTGAAGCCGGGTTTGCGCGCGGGCCTGCTCGTCGTCGACACGACCCGCGAGACAGTCGCGGCGCTCGTCTGA
- a CDS encoding ABC transporter substrate-binding protein, protein MKLDWRKVAAHAVVAASAVAAGSAMAADLKELRFGVEASYAPFEYKTPDGKLTGFDIDIGNAVCAKLKTKCVWVENDFDGLIPALQARKFDAINSDMTITDQRKHAIAFTDAIYTIPNQLIAKQGSGLLPTPQSLKGKRVGVLQGTIQEAYAKKKWAPAGVEVVPYQTQDLAYADLKSGRLDATFQDAEAGSKGFLTKPQGQGFAFAGGTVSDAEILGSGVGFGLRKNDAALKTALDQALKELKADGTIDNLAKKYFSVPVTLK, encoded by the coding sequence ATGAAGTTGGATTGGCGTAAAGTGGCCGCGCACGCGGTGGTGGCGGCATCGGCCGTGGCGGCAGGCAGCGCGATGGCAGCGGATCTGAAAGAGCTCCGTTTCGGCGTCGAAGCCTCGTACGCGCCGTTCGAATACAAGACGCCCGACGGCAAGCTGACCGGCTTCGACATCGACATCGGCAACGCGGTGTGCGCGAAGCTGAAGACGAAGTGCGTGTGGGTCGAGAACGACTTCGACGGCCTGATCCCGGCGCTGCAGGCGCGCAAGTTCGACGCGATCAACTCGGACATGACGATCACCGACCAGCGCAAGCACGCGATCGCGTTCACCGACGCGATCTACACGATCCCGAACCAGCTGATCGCGAAGCAGGGCAGCGGCCTGCTGCCGACGCCGCAATCGCTGAAGGGCAAGCGCGTGGGCGTGCTGCAGGGCACGATCCAGGAAGCGTACGCGAAGAAGAAGTGGGCGCCGGCAGGCGTCGAAGTCGTGCCGTACCAGACGCAGGACCTGGCCTACGCCGACCTGAAGTCGGGCCGTCTCGACGCGACGTTCCAGGACGCGGAAGCCGGTTCGAAGGGCTTCCTGACGAAGCCGCAAGGCCAGGGCTTCGCGTTCGCGGGCGGTACCGTGAGCGACGCCGAAATCCTCGGCTCGGGCGTCGGCTTCGGCCTGCGCAAGAACGACGCGGCGCTGAAGACCGCGCTCGATCAGGCGCTGAAGGAACTGAAGGCCGACGGCACGATCGACAACCTCGCGAAGAAGTACTTCAGCGTGCCCGTGACGCTCAAGTAA